A part of Ptychodera flava strain L36383 chromosome 11, AS_Pfla_20210202, whole genome shotgun sequence genomic DNA contains:
- the LOC139143505 gene encoding uncharacterized protein: MAAMENKSVADIASTSQTSSGTDIIPVVSAGKAKGKMQKPKTADGGTAAILEMLQNISRNQTLQDSKITALCERVDNMQEAFEYVEEGDNSQQVESPAKKQKTSDASESNLNDTGAGTSSGGDKSTDPGLFKDFSDKFIVKEKCDEAVDASLAEIINGLFRQGISDEKMEELLKKHNRPDNCEGLMKVRVNQLVWDIIRADTRSMDSKFQTVQAALVKGSAILVKMVDLLAKTVKYGAKSENVGSWY; encoded by the coding sequence ATGGCAGCAATGGAAAATAAAAGTGTGGCGGATATCGCCAGCACTAGTCAGACTAGTAGCGGGACGGATATAATTCCAGTGGTTTCTGCTGGTAAAGCGAAAGGAAAAATGCAGAAGCCAAAAACAGCTGATGGAGgtacggcagccattttggagatgttacaaaatatttcccGCAACCAAACTTTGCAGGACAGTAAGATTACTGCTCTTTGTGAGCGTGTGGATAATATGCAAGAAGCATTTGAATATGTTGAGGAAGGAGATAATTCGCAGCAGGTTGAAAGTCCTGCCAAGAAACAAAAGACTTCAGATGCCTCCGAGTCAAATTTAAATGACACAGGTGCAGGCACGAGCTCTGGAGGTGATAAATCTACTGATCCTGGGCTATTTAAAGACTTTTCCGACAAGTTTATTGTCAAGGAGAAGTGTGACGAGGCAGTTGATGCTAGCCTAGCAGAAATTATTAATGGATTGTTTCGTCAAGGCATTTCAGACGAGAAAATGGAGGAACTGCTTAAGAAACATAATCGACCGGATAACTGTGAAGGCCTGATGAAAGTGCGGGTTAATCAGTTGGTATGGGACATCATACGTGCTGATACTCGGTCGATGGACTCGAAGTTTCAAACAGTTCAGGCAGCTCTAGTTAAAGGGTCTGCTATTCTAGTAAAGATGGTTGACTTGTTGGCGAAAACAGTCAAATACGGAGCAAAGTCAGAAAATGTTGGATCTTGGTACTGA